CTCTGACAAATGCTGCATTCCAGACCTAGGATCAAAAAACTTGTCTGTATAATTCTAATgcttgatacattttaaaaaccgTGCAGCTCGACCTCCATAATTGTAGcattcctttaatttctttttaatcaagAGTAAAGTTATGTCACTAATAGTTGttctataacatttatttatttattagtattgGGAGGCAAAATTTTACCTGTACCCtctcagggttttctttttttttttttttctttttgtttttgctgggCCTGAGAatgaaactggcacaagacacaTCAACTTGAGCAAAGcacatgcatttatttaatataagtttgACGTGACATGTATGTCTTCCTTATGAAAGCCGAAAGATGCAGTAAGAGTTGAACACTTATCTACTGATTTAAACAAAGGGTAATGAATTGTGAAAACGTGGCAAGTCAAAGGGGCTAGATCTAGGGTAGTTAATTAGGTGGAAAAGTGACCAGAAGGATAAATGTTAAATTAACAACTGCTGTTTGTACACATTTTCTTTGGCCTCAACTACCAATCCTTCATTATAAGAATGTTCCTTTCCTTCTGGTATAAAGAGGATATTTTCATGTAGGTCGTATTTTATGTCCTGCttataagaaagagaaggaagtctAGAGTGTTTTGTCTTGCATCTGCTGTTTTAAAAGTGCCTTTAACTCCAAAGATTCTGTATGCCAGAGTGACATATTTCAGTTCTGAAATCCTTTACTATCATATTGTTTCGTGAAAAAAACAACGAAATAATGGCATATGTGACCTGTTGCCAGACTGTCTCATGAAAGTTGCAATATGTCTAAAAATGAAGTTGTTACATTTCCTCTGGCTACAATGGGTTTATTTTGTGAAAAGCATCCAAAGGTAGAATTTAATTCCTGAGCCATGTCCAAATAGTCCCCAGCACTTGATTTTCCATATGCATGCTATACTTAATTTAGCACTTACATTTGGCTAAGTAGCactgctgtttgttttgttttcgtttggtttgatttggtttggtttggtttgatgtGGATGGGTTTGGTTTTGGTCATTCTCAACAATACTGATTGTCTTCTTGTTTACGGTCTCTTCTGTCAGTAGTCTTAGAGCTTAATGTTATTGCTGTCTAAACATCTGGAAGTTAAATACAGACAAGAGTATCTACAAGaagtttttatattcatttattcattgattaaaAAGAGCAAACAGACAAAAGAAGGTATGTATGTGCccagtaaacatatgaaaaaagctcatcatcactggtcagtAGAAAAGAGCAATTCAAAAGCACATagataccatctcaggccagtcagaatggtgattatttaCAAGCcaggaaacaagagatgctggctaggcagtggagaaacaggaacacttttacactgctggtgggactgtaaagtagTGCAAACATcgtggaagacggtgtggcgaTTCCTAAAGGATTGAggaccagaaacaccatttgacccagcaatcccattactaggtatatacccaaaggtttataaatcattctactatatagacacacacacacatatgtttactgtagcagtatttacaatagcaaagtcttggaaccaagtcaaatgcacatcaatgatagactggataaagaaaatgtggcacatatacaccatggaacactatgcagccataaaagagaatgagttcatgtcctttgcagggacatggatgaagctggaagccatcatcttcagcaaactaacacaggaacagaaaaccaaacaccacatgttctcactcataaattgGAATTGAGCAGTGAGAATAcgtggacatagggaggggaacatccaCACCAGGGCCTTTCGGAGCCTGACAGAATGATTAAGTTGCCTCTCACAAATAATTCATTCCAGACCTGGGATAGAAAAGCTTGTCTGTGTAACTTTAATgcttgaaaaatgttaaaaaccatGTAGCTCTACCTCCATAATTGTAGcattcctttaatttctttttaatcaagAGTAAGTTATATTACTTAGAGTTattctataaaacatttatttatttctattacttgggaggcagaatttTACCTCTACCCTCTGAGGGTTTTTCTACTGGGCCTGAGAATGAAATTGGCACAAGACACATCAACTAGAGCAAAGCACATGTGTTTACTAAATATAAGTTTGATGAGACATGTGTATCTTCCTTATAAAAGCCTAAAGATGCAGTTAGAGTTGAACACACATATGGTGAATTAAACAAAGggtaataaattatgaaaatgtggCAAGGTAAAGGGACTTGATCTAGGGTAAATAATTGGGTGGAAAAGTGACCAGGAAGATAAATGCTAAACTAACAAATGTTATCTGTACACATTTCCTTTGACCTCAATTACCTATCCTTGATTATAAGAATGTTACTTTCCCTCTGGTATAGAGAGGACATCTTCCACGTAGGTATCTTATCTCCTGcttataagaaaaagaaggggccgggcgcggtggctcaagcctgtaatcccagcactttgggaggccgagacgggcggatcacgaggtcaggagatcgagaccatcctggctaacatggtgaaaccctgtctctactaaaaatacaaaaaattagccgggcgtggtggcgggcgcctgtagtcccagctactcgggaggctgaggcaggagaatggcgtgaacccgggaggcggagcttgcagtgagctgagatccggccactgcactccagcctgggccacagagcgggactccgtctcaaaaaaaaaaaaaaaaaaaaaaaagaaggaagcttaGAGTGTTTTGTCTTGCATCTGCTGTTTTAAAAGCGCCTTTAACTCCAAAGAGTTTATATGCCAGACAGACATATTTCAGTTCTGAAATCCTTTACTGTCATATTGTttcatgaaaaacaatgaaataatgtcctatgtgctctgttgccagactgtcTCATTAAAGTTGCAATATGTGTAAAAATGAAGTTGTTACAATTCCTCTAGCTACTAtggatttattttgtaaaaagtatCCAAAGGTAGAATTTAATTCCTGAGCCATGGCCAAATAGTCTCCAGCACTTAATTTTCCATGTGCATGCTATGCTTAATTTAGCACTTAAATTTGGCTAGGTAgcactgtttgttttgttttggtttggtttggtgtgGTTGGTTTTGTTTGATGTGGATGGGTCTGGTTTTGGTCAttctcaagaatatttatagttttattgtttATAGTCTTTTCTGTCAGTGTATTCTTAAAGGTTAATGTTATTGCTGTCTAAACATGTGGAAGTTAAATATAGACAAGAGTTTCTGTAAGAagtttttatatcatttattcactgattaaaaagagcagaaagacaaaagaagacatttatgtgtccagtaaacatatgaaaaaaagctcatcagcACTGGTCagtagagaagtgcaaatcaaaaccacatgagataccatctcagaccagtcagaatggtgattattaacaagtcaggaaacaacagatgctggcaagacagtggagaaataagaacacttttacactgttggtgagactgtaaattagttcaaccatcgtggaagacagtgtggtgattcctcaaggttATAGAAcaagaaacaccatttgacccagcaatcccattactgggtatatatccaaaggattataaatcattctgctacaaagacacacacacacgtttacttcagcagtatttacaatagcaaagacatggaaccaagtCAAATGcgcatcaatgatagactggataaagaaaatgtggcacatatacaccatggaacactatgcagccataaaagagaatgagttcatgtcctctgcagggacatggatgaagctggaagccatcatcttcagcaaactaacaccggaacagaaaaccaaacaccgcatgttctcactcataagtgggagttgaacaatgagaattcatggacacagggaggtaagcatcacacaccggggcctgtcagggggtagggggcaaggggagctagatcattaggacaaatatctaatgcatgtggggcttaaaacctagatgacgggttgataggtgcagcaaaccaccatggcacatgtatacctttgtaacaaacctgcacattattcatatttatcccagaacttaaagtttaaatttaaaaaaagagcagAGAGAGATAGAGTTGAAACACGTTATATTGTATATGCTGTGTAATAGCGTGTATCCAGTTCTGAGCACTACaataagcaataataataactcaTGATGAAGTAGGGAGTGCAGCCTTTGGAGTCTGCCCTACATTTGAGCATTTACTTGACTCTTTACTActtacattaatttattcaaacatGTGGAATGCATGGACTTGTCTTATTCTAAATACTTAGCACCTAAATAAAACCATGAGACAGTAAATCTCCAAACAATGtgcttttcattattattccatATTCTTCAGCACTGGATgttaatgaaatgaaacaaatgttTCACTAATTCTTATGTTTCACTTATGTGCTGTCCTTTATGGCAAATTTCACTTTCCTAGCTTGGGTATTTTCATAGGTAAAGGAGAGCCTCCATTTCTTATCCTAACCTTTGAAGCATAAATTACATGCAGATCTCCAATCTACCTTGATTGCATAACTTATAGCTAAATTGTGTGCATTGTTTTTGCCAGGATGTCAGTACAGATTATGAGAAGCTAGTGGTTCCATTTCTCAAAATAGAAACCaggaaaatagataaaatatgtaTTGCTTGATCACTAAATGATCTTGCTTACAGACAGGGGAAATTAATTCATCCTTATTCTAGGGGTGAAGCTAACTTACAGGCCTCAAACCACGGgagcaaaaagtaaaattaatacaCAGAATGAGTAGAAACACTTTTTAACTTGTGCTTTATctgatcatttctttctttttttcagtcaaATGGCCAACATGTGATAAACGTGTGGCATGTTCAGGGGACTGGCTTGCAGTGAGAGAcaagtgtttctatttttctgatgatACCAGAAATTGGACAGCCAGTAAAATATTTTGCAGTTTGCAGAAATCAGAACTTGCTCAGATTGATACACAAAAAGATAtggtaagaaaagagaaaagtcttCAGTAATTTCAGAGATTGTTtgtataaaaacataataaaaacaataatagctaatactATAATACTATTGATCCCTGAACAACATAGGTTTGAACAGTGTGGGTTCACTTATGCACGGATTTTCTTCCCTCTGCCACCCTTGAGAGGACAGCAAGAGCAAccactcctcttcctccccctcctcagcctactcaatatGAAAACGAGGATGAAGATGTTTATGATGCCTCACcttcacttaatgaatagtaaatatattttctctttcttacgaatttcttttctttttttttttttttttttgagatgggatcttgctctgttgcccaggctggagtacagtggcacgatctcggctcactgcaagctccgcctcccgggttcatgccattctcctgcctcagcctcccgagtagctgggactacaggcgcccgccaccacgcccggctaattttttgtatttttagtagagacagggtttcaccatgttagccagaatggtctcgatctcctgaccttgtgatctgcctgcctcggcctcccaaagtgctgggattacaggcgtgagccactgtgcctggcccgatTTTCTTAATAACACCTTCTTTTCTCTAGATTCCTTTATGGtaagaatacagcatataattcaaataacataaaaatatgtgttaatttacttttatgttaTCAGTAACACTTCCAGTCAACAGCAGGCTACTAGTGgctaagttttctgtttttgttttttggtttttgttttttgtttgtttgtttctaagacagggttctcattctgtcatctaggctggagtgcagtggtgcaatctcagctcactgcagtcttgaactcctcggctcaagcaatcctcccacctcagcctcctgagtagctaggactacaggtgcacaccaccttgcctggctaattttgtttattttttgtagagatgaggtctcactatgttgcccaggctggtctcaaactgggatcaagcaatcctactgcctcagcttcccaaagtgctagaattagcATGAGCTACTGTTGCCCAGCATGGTTAACTTtttgaggagtcaaaagttatatacaGTCTTTTGATGGTACAGGGAGTCAGTGCCCCTAACTGCCACATTGAGTCAACTGTATATGACAATATGTGCTAAACAGTGTTCTAAgcactgaaactataaaaactcatGTAATCTACCAACACCCATGAAGGAGTTATATAACTCTTCCtgctttaaagatgaggaaagtcAGTCACAGAAATGTTATATAACCCAGTCAACGATACAGCCATAAATTTTTGAACTGGGATTTGGACCCAGGCAAGATGACTAGTAATGCCATGTCCTTTACCACAATGCATACTGTTTTTGTATCTAAATGTCTTCATTAAATGTTCTTAGATTATTAAGTCGATTATTTTTTAACCCTTTTCAATTTGCATTCTACCAAGCAtagacagaaaaaattaaaataaaaaactacagcTCTTGGAATTTAGAGATAAAGATATGAAGGAAATATGCCCTTTGAAGAAGCAAGTGAATTAATGGAAGTAAAGAGGGCAAAGAAGGAGACATGTGGACTCTTGGGACACAAAGTAAGAAAATAGATTAGTTTTTAAAGAATAGCTGGGGATTGGGGAGTGGCCAAGATGACCGACTAGAAGTAGCTGGTGTGCAAGGCTCTCACAGAGAGGAACTGAAGGTGTGAGTAAATACAGCACTTTGAACTGAAACATCCAGGGTACACGCAATGGaactaatcaaggaaacaactcaaTCCATGGACAgtggagaaaagcaaggcaggtCGATGGCCAACCTGGGAGTGACATGGAGCCAGGGGAACCCCCCCTTGCCCAGGGAAGTTGTGAGTGAATGTGCAACCCCTGGAACCCATGCTgctcccatggatctttgcaaccctcaGGTCAAGAGATCCCCTCGTGAACCAGCTCCACCAGGGCCTTCAGTCTGACACACAGAGCTAAGCGGAGCCTCAGGagagcagctgctcaggcacATGCAGAGACCCGGGAGCCTTAGATAGCCAGGCTTTCCAGGCTTCCCAGCAAAAGTAGTTGCAACTCCAGCCAAGAGGGAGGTCAGACCCCCTGACACATCCCTAGTAAAGGAGCTGAATCCAGGGGGCTCAGCAGTGACATTCTGTAGGACCCTCTTCCATGGCAACTCACAGGATAGGACCCGCTAGCTTGGAGTTCTAGCCAGCCATCAATAACAGCATTGCACCTCCCTGAAACAGCTCCTAGAGGGAGATGGAGGCCACTATCTTTGCTGTTTAGGTGACTTAGCCATCCAGCCTTCAGGGTTTGGAGAATCCACGTTGACCAGGGGTGGAAGTGGCACCccaacacagcacagctgctctacaaaAAAGTGGCCAGACTGCTCTTGTAAGTGGGTAACAAATCCCATTCCTCCTCACTTTACAGGATCTCCAACCAGGGTCTTTAGCCGCCTCCTACAAGTGTGTTTGGGCCAGTAATAGGTGTGTGCCTCCCTGACACAGAGCTCACAGAGGGAGGGGCAGGTCAccttctttgctgttttgcaggcTTCACTGTTGGTACCTACAGGGATCAGAAAATCTGAGGTGAACAGGGACTGCAGATGGCCACCAGCATACCACGGCAGGCCTGTGATAAAGTGGCCAGACCGTTACATGGGTGCCCATCTCCTTGTCTCCTCACCAGGAGGGTCCTCCAGGCCTGGGCCTCCAGCCCCCCCTCGCAAGAGCTACTGAGCCAGTAGCAGGTCTGGAATGTCCTAGACAGAGCCTCCAGAGGCAACTGAAAAcctctctgccactgcctctgcacTGGAACTGCCCTTGCTGCCCTCAGACTAATGAAGGAGCCAAGACCCTAAGTCTCTCATCCACCTCTCCAACAAGTTGCAGGAGAGGAGGCCAGTCCATCTCCACAGGCTCTGCCCACCCACCTTGCTCATCACCAGACATGGAACCCCCAGCTTGGGCCCACAGCACAGACCCTCCATCCTGGGCTGATTGCACTGAATGATTGATTACTTGCATCCCTCTGGAGTAAAGCTCCCAGGAGAAAAGCAAAAGACCATTGGCCTTAACCACTACTAAGGTCTCTTCCATTGCTGCCTCCAAGTTGGAGAAGAAACAAACACTTTGATAACCCAAGAGCTGCAGTCAGCAGACTAAGAGTGCCACGCCGCAATCTACAGCCAGCACTCAAGAGGGAGAGAAATCCACATTTTCAGGACATTGAGAGAGAACAGAGCTGCAACTACCAGGAAACATAAGGGAGCCACACAATCCAACAAGAGTCTCCCAACTGACAAATATGTTCAAGCGCCACCTCCTGGATCACACCTcaaagcttcaacaccaaaaatgtCTCACTAACATAACCCCCTctaaaaccaaagacaagaagtCACCTTCAAATAAAGACCCTGCCCAAAGTTTCAGCCATatgaaaacatacagaaaagaggtCTATTGACTGTACTAAATATACACTGCAGGTAAAGTAACACCCACATGCAGTGATGAGAGAGAATTAATGCAAGAACTCCAGTAAATGAAATAGTCAGAGTGTCATATGTTCTCCAAACAACTGCACCAGTTCTCCAACAAGAGTTCTTAACCAGGGTGAACTGGCTGGAATGACAGAAAtccaatgctattcctatcaaactaccaatgacattcttcatataactagaaagaaaaaattattttaaaattcatatgggatcattaaagagcccaaatagccaaggctaagcaaaaagaataaagctagaagcatcatgttacctgactgcAAACTACAttgcagggctacagtaaccaaaacagcatggtacaggtacaaaaacaggcacatagaccaatggaacagaatagagagcccagaaataaggccacacacctatgaccgtctgatctttgacaaagctgacaaaaagaagcaatagaaaaagaactCCGTATTTAATCAGttgtgctggaataactggctagctatatacAAAAGATTGAAGCAAgactccttccttataccatacacaaaaatcaactcaggatggataaaagacctaaatgcaaacccccaaactataaaaagtttagaagaaaacctaggccatACCATCCTGGACATTGAAACAGGCAAATTTCATGATaaagacaacaaaagcaatgattaaaaaacaatgtaaaaattgacaaatggtatctaattaaacttaagagtttctgcacagcaaaagaaactattagcaCAGTAAGCAgccaaactacagaatgggagaaaacttttgcaagcTCGGCATCTGCTGAAAGTCTAATAtcaacatctataaggaacttaaatttacaagaggaaaacaaccctattaaaagtggtcaaaggacataaacagacactttttaaaagaagacatacatgccaccaacaaacatatgaaaaaagctcaacatcactgatggttagagaaatgcaaatcaaaaccacaacgagatatcatctcacaccggtcagaatggatattattaaaCAGTCCCAAActatagatgctggtgaggttacagagaaagaacacttatacactgttggtgtgagtgAAAATAAGTTCcactattgtggaaagcagtgtggcaattcctcaaagaactaaaagcagaactacagTGGTTGCAGTGGTGTTTACATGATTGATTTATGATTCTTTTGTTATGGatgagttaattttaaaatatcttttctaaaCTAATCAGTCtgtctacttttatttttgatctaAAGTTAGTACTGACAGTTTCTATTTGGATTGGGTAAGACTTGCTTGTAATTAGTTAATTGTTCGTTTAAGACAGAAGTTTGTTCAGTGCCTATGTAAATGATGTACATAAAAAACTTTCCAGTTCTCTCCTATTGATCTCAATTAGCACACTGCCATAAATAACCCAGAACTATGTGATAGCAGATATGACAGATATAACTATTGGTTAATGGGCTTAATacttgagtgatgaaataatctgtaaaacaaaccttAGTGACACAAGtccacctatgtaacaaaccttcacatataccccagaacctaaaataaaagttaaaagaacaaaaagctaATGAAAAGGTTTGTCACTTAATAGCAAAAATCCAACAGAGGAGTGACTAAACCCATCACTTAATAGATTTCATTGCAGTAAATTATATTCATATAGAAGTTAGTTTTATCTCtgattatataaaaaaaatacaatatcagTGGCATTCATACTGTAGTATCTAATCAAAGTATTTTATCACTGGATTTCCCTATTCTCATAGTATTTATACTTTCCATTAAACTACTCCCCCTGCATCccttttttatgattttaggaaaAGTGCCTGtgcacacaaaaaatatatataagcatTAGTTCTCTATCATCCTTGAAGATGATGCTGTATCAGATCTCATAGAACCTGCTTAGGTCCTATATTGTCATCTAGGCAAATTTAACATCTAATTAATTTATAGCCTATGTCATTCACTCTGTGACTAGAACATACGAATGGTTTAGGAATTTGAACTTGAaggaaataaagttaaatatggttttttcattaatttctcaCTTGAGACATGGAAGTTACCTTTAAAGATAATGAGAGTGTAGCTCGGAGTGTCAATGACTTGATTGTAGCCCAACTATTTGGAGATACTTAAGAtgcaaaaaagcaaaatgaaaatcatTCTGATAAAACTAACCCAAATATCAACATCTGTGCCGTTTGTTGTTATAGAAGCATCAGGGAAGACAAATTAGAATGTGAATCCTAAAAGATAGAATAATTGGGGTGGGAAGCATGTTCAGCAATGTGCTGTAACATATTAAGTAATCGCTGATTCCCTTTGCTTTGTGAAAGGAATTTTTGAAGAGGTATGCAGGAACTGATATGCACTGGATTGGACTAAGCAGGAAACAAGGAGATTCTTGGAAATGGACAAATGGCACCACATTCAATGATTGGTGAGTTTCCAATGTATTAGGAATGTTCTTATCCTGGTGTGtcttatgaaaaattttaaagcattttgagttgtattattataaacaaatctttctatttttcatgtgTAATTAACTTTTCAGTCTCCAATCTATGACATAGTTCCGTTCACATTGAAGCACACCCTAGAGCAACCCATTTTCTTCTCACCTTGTTAAATAATACACagtgaaattttccatttttatttttatttgttattttatctttattgtcAAGCTCTTGCTTGACAATTAGTGCTCTTTTGCTAATTCAAATTTAATCATTCTGCAAATTTTAAGTCAAAACTCATGTATTACTTGTACTTCTTTCCAAGTAAAGTTTCTATAagatttctttgtctttaaagGGTTAAAGACTTTGTAGTTGTCTTTAACATTTCAAATGCCCACCACAAtgaatactatttatttttatttatttgttgcttattttatttatttttatttctgttagcATTTCCTGGGTGGGTTAAAATTGTTAAAAGTATCTCTTAGATTAAAACAGTTGAGGATTGTATAGTTGTCTTTAGCTTTCCAAATGTTCATCATAagcaatattatatttatttttaaaatttttattttttatttagttaaaatttttatttatataactgtTTCTTGGATACTTATGTATCTCTGCCTTATTATTTTACTAAAGTGctagattaaaaaaaagcaaccaataaaacaaatattgaaataGGCAAGACAGGACAAATTAtacttataaataagaaaagatttgGTTATCgacaaagaaaattaataaaaaatatgtatattttttattttgctgtaagTTCCGGaatacaagtgcagaatgtgtaggtttgttacataggtatgtgcGTGCCATGGTGGAttgttgcacctatcaatccatcacctaggtttgaagccccacatgcattagctatttgtcctaatgctcttcctcccctttcccccaccctcttctgccctcagtgtgtgttgttcccctttctgtgtccatgtgttctcactgttcaactgtTTATATTCAGTGTTTgctttcctgttcctgtgttagtttgctgaggataatggtttccagattcatccatgtccctgcaaaggacatgaactcattctttttttatggctgaatagtattccatggtgtatatgtaccacattttttttttaaccagtctatctttgatttccatttgggttgattccatgtttttgctattgtaaatagtgctgcaataaacatgtgtgtgcatatgtgtttataatagaatgacttatattcctttgggtatatatccaataatgggattgctgggttaaatggcatttctggttctagatccttaaggaatcaccacactgtcttctacaatggttgaactaatttacatttccaccagcagtgtgtaagcattcctatctctccacagcctcaccagcatctatagTTTTTTGAGTTTGTAATaactgccattctgactggcatgagatggtatctcattatggttttgatttacatttctctaatggtcagtgatgttgagctttttatttcatatgtttgttggctgcataaatgtcttattttgggaactgtctgttcatatcctttgcctactttttgatgtttattttttcttataaatttatttaagttccatgtagattctggatattagacttttgtcagatgggtagattgcaaaaattttatcccattctgttaGTTGCTTGTTTactctgaggatagtttcttttgctgtgcagaagaagctctttagtttaattagatcccgtttgtcaattttggcttttgttgcttttgacattttcatcatgaagtctttgcccatgcatatgtcctgaataatattgcctaggtttttttctaggggttttatggttttgggttttacatttaagtctttaatccatcttgagttaatttttgtataaggtgtaaggaaggggtccagttttagtgTTCTGTgtatggatagccagttttcccagcaccctttattaaatagggaatcctttccccattgcttgtttttgtcaggtttgtcaaagtagagatggctgtagatgtgtggcattatttctgaggtctctgttctgttccattggtctatatgtctgttttggtatcagtaccatgttgttttggttactgtagccttgcagcatggtttgaagtcaggtagcatgatgcctccagctttgttctttttgttgaggattgtcttggctatacaggctctttcttggtttcGTATGAaagttaaagtagtttttttctaattc
This sequence is a window from Theropithecus gelada isolate Dixy chromosome 11, Tgel_1.0, whole genome shotgun sequence. Protein-coding genes within it:
- the CLEC2A gene encoding C-type lectin domain family 2 member A, encoding MINPELRDGRPDGFKRRTICNFKPNWKICLCVCFVIIFAACIIMIVKWPTCDKRVACSGDWLAVRDKCFYFSDDTRNWTASKIFCSLQKSELAQIDTQKDMEFLKRYAGTDMHWIGLSRKQGDSWKWTNGTTFNDWFEIIGNGSFAFLSADGVHSSRGFIDIKWICSKPQYSL